In Listeria monocytogenes, the following proteins share a genomic window:
- a CDS encoding M3 family oligoendopeptidase produces the protein MSKDYALTWDLENIYAGGSGSEELQQTLQEVKADLDSFVVNVAEWDVPENVEASAEFLLLVNQNADISKILLTAGSFLECLASADINDSRANELSALIYQYVATLATAEDEWHDKFAQVSDRVWDELMEQNGLSQISFILSEARTSRRKKGSKEQEAAINSLAVDGYRGWSDHYDTIVGKLRMHVTIDGEEKDVSAGQALNLLNHPDRAVRQAVFKEYTRVWQSEARLFSDTLNHLSGFRLATYDIRKWDNILDEPLAINRLDEQTLKSMWNVIQTNKPTFVRFLDRKAKLLGLEKLSFYDVEAPLVFSSEPKKYSYQEGAEFIIEQFNKFSPKMANFAQSAFEKGWIEAEDRDNKRPGGFCTDFPVEKESRIFMTYDGAPGTVATLAHELGHAFHSHVIRDEPFENTDYAMNVAETASTFAEMIIADASVKDAKTKEEKITLLEDKIGRSIAFFMNIHARFIFECNFYEARKQGVVSVDRLNALMEEAQREAYLDALDEYHPQFWASKLHFYIADVPFYNFPYTFGYLFSLGIYHKAQAEGASYEDKYIALLQDTGSMTTEQLAEKHLGVDLRKADFWEEAVALAAKDVEDFLALTEEYIK, from the coding sequence ATGTCAAAAGATTATGCATTAACATGGGATTTAGAAAATATATATGCTGGCGGCAGCGGCTCTGAAGAATTACAACAAACACTTCAAGAGGTAAAAGCTGATTTAGACAGCTTTGTCGTAAATGTTGCGGAGTGGGATGTTCCTGAAAATGTGGAAGCTTCTGCTGAATTTTTACTTCTCGTTAATCAAAATGCAGATATATCTAAAATTTTACTCACAGCTGGATCATTTTTAGAATGTCTTGCTTCCGCTGATATCAATGACTCGCGTGCAAATGAGCTTTCGGCGTTAATTTATCAATACGTCGCAACTCTAGCTACAGCCGAAGATGAATGGCATGACAAATTTGCGCAAGTTTCTGACCGTGTTTGGGACGAATTAATGGAACAAAATGGTTTATCGCAAATTAGCTTTATTTTAAGTGAAGCGCGTACGAGCCGCCGTAAAAAAGGGAGTAAAGAACAAGAAGCAGCTATTAATTCATTAGCGGTCGATGGATATCGTGGTTGGTCTGATCATTATGATACCATTGTCGGTAAACTCCGCATGCATGTTACCATTGACGGAGAAGAAAAAGATGTTTCTGCTGGTCAAGCCCTAAACTTATTAAATCACCCTGATCGCGCGGTTCGCCAAGCAGTTTTCAAAGAATATACACGTGTATGGCAAAGTGAAGCTCGTTTATTTAGCGATACGTTAAATCATTTATCAGGATTCCGTTTAGCTACATATGATATTCGTAAATGGGATAATATTCTAGATGAACCTCTTGCAATTAATCGTTTAGATGAACAAACGTTAAAATCAATGTGGAATGTCATCCAAACGAACAAACCTACTTTTGTTCGATTCTTAGACAGAAAAGCGAAATTACTTGGCCTTGAAAAATTAAGTTTTTATGATGTAGAGGCTCCTCTTGTCTTTTCAAGCGAACCTAAGAAATATTCGTATCAAGAAGGCGCCGAATTTATTATTGAGCAATTTAACAAATTCAGCCCGAAAATGGCGAACTTTGCGCAATCAGCTTTTGAAAAAGGTTGGATTGAAGCGGAAGACCGTGATAATAAACGTCCTGGTGGTTTTTGTACCGACTTCCCTGTCGAAAAAGAAAGCCGAATTTTCATGACGTATGATGGAGCTCCTGGGACAGTCGCTACTCTTGCTCACGAACTTGGGCACGCATTCCATTCACACGTGATTCGCGATGAACCATTTGAAAATACTGATTATGCGATGAACGTGGCAGAAACTGCTTCAACTTTTGCCGAAATGATTATTGCGGATGCTTCTGTGAAAGATGCAAAAACGAAAGAAGAAAAAATCACGTTGTTGGAAGATAAAATTGGTCGTAGTATTGCGTTCTTTATGAATATTCATGCTCGCTTTATTTTTGAATGTAACTTCTATGAAGCACGTAAACAAGGTGTCGTTTCGGTTGATAGACTTAACGCTCTAATGGAAGAAGCGCAACGAGAAGCATATTTGGATGCCTTGGATGAATATCATCCACAATTCTGGGCTTCTAAACTACATTTCTACATTGCTGATGTACCGTTTTATAATTTCCCGTACACTTTCGGTTATTTGTTCTCGCTTGGCATTTACCATAAAGCTCAAGCAGAAGGTGCTAGTTACGAAGATAAATACATTGCACTGCTACAAGACACTGGTTCGATGACAACAGAACAGCTAGCAGAAAAACATCTGGGTGTTGACTTGCGTAAAGCGGACTTCTGGGAAGAAGCTGTTGCTCTTGCTGCCAAAGATGTAGAAGATTTCCTTGCTTTAACAGAAGAATATATCAAATAA
- a CDS encoding 5'-methylthioadenosine/adenosylhomocysteine nucleosidase: MTIGIIGAMEEEVELLKNSMPSVEEIVIGGAKFYVGEVAGKEVVLLESGIGKVNAALGTTLMADRFKPEVIINTGSAGGMAEGLAVGDVIISDRLAYGDVDVTEFGYTYGQVPRMPAFYQGDAVLLKKAETIYREYFAASENKAVYGLVVTNDSFIMRPDQHETIRTFFPDVKAVEMEAAAIAQVAYQFDIPFLIIRAISDLANQEATISFDEFIHLAAKQSATCIIELLKTI; encoded by the coding sequence ATGACAATTGGTATTATCGGAGCAATGGAAGAAGAAGTAGAACTTTTAAAAAATAGCATGCCAAGCGTAGAAGAAATTGTTATTGGTGGTGCTAAATTTTACGTTGGCGAAGTTGCTGGCAAAGAAGTAGTGCTTTTAGAGTCTGGTATCGGTAAAGTAAATGCCGCACTTGGAACAACACTTATGGCAGACCGTTTTAAACCAGAAGTAATTATTAACACTGGTTCTGCTGGTGGAATGGCGGAAGGATTAGCTGTTGGCGATGTTATTATTTCTGACCGATTAGCTTATGGCGATGTAGATGTAACAGAATTTGGTTACACTTACGGTCAAGTCCCAAGAATGCCAGCTTTTTATCAAGGAGACGCTGTACTTCTTAAAAAAGCAGAAACAATTTACCGTGAATATTTTGCTGCAAGTGAAAATAAAGCAGTTTATGGACTCGTTGTTACGAATGATTCATTTATTATGCGTCCAGATCAGCACGAAACAATCCGCACTTTTTTCCCAGATGTAAAAGCAGTTGAGATGGAAGCTGCGGCAATCGCACAAGTTGCTTATCAATTTGATATTCCTTTCTTAATTATTCGCGCTATTTCAGACTTAGCGAATCAAGAAGCGACTATTTCATTTGATGAATTCATTCACTTAGCAGCGAAACAATCCGCAACATGTATCATCGAATTACTAAAAACAATTTAA
- a CDS encoding DUF1510 family protein, with protein sequence MADKRQSNNRRIKQNLVEGSRSQQNTKRKKTNLVLNVLIIVVSLLIIGSLYFVLFKTESDPTQQDNKTASSTEKKEDAAKSTKSSEKEKDSSDDKTTETTESDDPNVAKVITKDWKPIGTEQTGDHVNSYSSTSVDWQEKRKAFSAATDIPISNTSLWFVEQGADPATQAIGTLSTKENPDKAYRVYITWVDGEGWQPTKVEELKTNDKR encoded by the coding sequence ATGGCAGACAAACGACAATCAAATAACCGTCGAATTAAACAAAACTTGGTGGAAGGATCTCGCTCCCAGCAAAATACAAAACGAAAAAAGACTAATCTAGTTTTAAACGTTTTAATTATCGTGGTAAGCTTACTTATCATTGGTAGTTTGTATTTTGTGCTGTTTAAAACAGAGAGTGATCCTACGCAACAAGATAACAAAACGGCATCTTCCACGGAGAAAAAAGAAGATGCCGCTAAATCAACTAAATCATCCGAGAAAGAAAAAGATTCTTCGGATGATAAAACAACTGAAACAACCGAAAGCGATGACCCGAATGTAGCGAAAGTTATTACCAAAGATTGGAAACCTATCGGTACAGAACAAACTGGTGATCATGTGAATTCGTACAGTTCCACAAGTGTAGATTGGCAAGAAAAACGTAAAGCTTTTTCTGCAGCAACAGATATTCCAATCTCAAATACATCACTTTGGTTTGTAGAGCAAGGCGCTGATCCTGCGACACAAGCAATTGGTACACTTTCTACTAAAGAAAACCCAGACAAAGCATATCGTGTGTATATTACTTGGGTTGACGGTGAAGGATGGCAACCAACTAAAGTGGAAGAGCTTAAAACAAATGACAAAAGATAA
- the greA gene encoding transcription elongation factor GreA produces the protein MATEKVFPMTLDGKAKLENELQELKTVKRKEVVERIKIARSFGDLSENSEYDSAKDEQAFVEGRITTIENMIRNAQIIDAAEAHNGLVTLGNTVTFIELPDGEEETYTIVGSAEADPFEGKISNDSPIAKGLLGHKEGEEVTIQTPAGDMSVKIEKITAS, from the coding sequence TTGGCGACAGAAAAAGTATTTCCAATGACCCTAGATGGGAAAGCAAAATTAGAAAATGAATTACAAGAATTAAAGACAGTAAAACGTAAAGAAGTAGTAGAACGGATTAAAATTGCCCGTAGTTTTGGTGACTTATCGGAGAACTCCGAGTATGATTCCGCAAAAGACGAACAAGCTTTTGTTGAAGGTCGTATCACTACTATTGAAAATATGATTCGTAACGCACAAATCATTGATGCAGCAGAAGCGCATAATGGTTTAGTAACACTAGGAAACACAGTTACTTTCATTGAACTACCAGACGGAGAAGAAGAAACTTATACCATCGTAGGTAGCGCTGAAGCAGACCCGTTTGAAGGTAAAATTTCTAATGATTCTCCAATTGCCAAAGGTTTACTTGGGCATAAAGAAGGGGAAGAAGTAACTATCCAAACACCAGCTGGTGACATGAGCGTTAAAATCGAAAAAATCACTGCATCTTAA
- the udk gene encoding uridine kinase, whose amino-acid sequence MTKKPIVVGVTGGSGSGKTSVTKAICDHFSGHSILMIAQDVYYHDQANISFEDRLKVNYDHPLAFDTDLLISHIAALRRYETIEKPIYDYAKYTRKKEVEIQEPREVIILEGILILEDKRLRDLMDIKVYVDTDDDIRFIRRLLRDMKERGRTMDSVIEQYLSVVKPMHNEFIEPTKKFADIIIPEGGENHVAIDLMTTKIESILQKHV is encoded by the coding sequence ATGACAAAAAAACCAATCGTAGTCGGCGTAACTGGCGGTTCAGGTTCTGGTAAAACTAGTGTAACAAAGGCCATTTGTGATCATTTCAGCGGCCACTCGATTTTGATGATTGCTCAAGATGTCTATTATCACGATCAAGCCAATATTAGTTTTGAAGATAGATTAAAAGTAAATTATGATCATCCACTAGCTTTTGATACGGACTTACTCATTTCACATATTGCCGCACTGCGTCGCTATGAAACCATAGAAAAGCCGATTTATGATTATGCCAAATATACGCGAAAAAAAGAAGTAGAAATCCAAGAACCTAGAGAAGTTATTATTTTAGAAGGAATTTTAATTTTAGAAGATAAACGCCTTAGGGATTTAATGGATATTAAAGTATATGTGGATACCGATGATGATATTCGTTTTATTCGCAGACTTTTACGCGATATGAAAGAACGTGGTCGGACAATGGATTCTGTTATCGAGCAATATCTTTCTGTTGTTAAACCAATGCACAATGAATTCATAGAACCAACGAAAAAATTTGCCGATATTATTATTCCAGAAGGCGGAGAGAATCACGTTGCAATCGACTTAATGACAACAAAAATTGAATCCATCTTGCAAAAACATGTATAA
- a CDS encoding O-methyltransferase, which produces MNDIIHDYLLKNIPKSSPFFEELEAYAKENEVPIMEPDSLYCLLQILDIQKPKRILELGTAIGYSALKMADKLPDAEIITVERDEERYKQAVHNIQRYGASDRVKVLLTDAIEGAEEILAHGPFDAIFIDAAKAQYEKFFHIYTDSLAENGVIYSDNVLFKGLALDMTPEKQRKLRVARKMRHFNDFLVTHPDFETTTIPLGDGLSISKRKKTGGVS; this is translated from the coding sequence GTGAATGATATTATTCATGATTATTTATTAAAAAACATTCCTAAGAGCAGTCCTTTTTTTGAAGAATTAGAGGCATATGCGAAGGAAAATGAAGTACCGATTATGGAACCAGATTCTTTGTACTGCTTATTACAGATTTTAGATATCCAAAAACCAAAGCGCATATTGGAGCTTGGGACGGCCATTGGTTACTCCGCTTTAAAAATGGCAGATAAACTTCCTGATGCAGAGATTATCACGGTTGAGCGCGACGAAGAACGATATAAACAAGCAGTACATAATATTCAACGCTACGGGGCTAGTGACAGAGTGAAAGTTTTATTAACAGATGCCATTGAAGGAGCTGAAGAAATTTTGGCTCACGGTCCATTTGACGCAATATTTATTGATGCAGCCAAAGCGCAATATGAGAAATTTTTCCATATTTATACCGATTCTTTAGCTGAAAATGGCGTTATTTATAGTGATAATGTTCTTTTTAAAGGGTTAGCGCTAGATATGACACCAGAAAAACAACGCAAATTACGTGTTGCTAGGAAAATGCGCCATTTTAACGATTTTTTAGTGACGCATCCTGATTTTGAAACAACGACCATTCCGCTAGGGGACGGCCTATCTATTTCCAAAAGAAAGAAAACTGGAGGCGTATCATGA
- the mltG gene encoding endolytic transglycosylase MltG, whose protein sequence is MKNTKGKKITIIISVIILILVIATFSGYYYVKSQLEPKDEASKEKITVEIPAGSSISDISTILEDKKVINNASIFSFYVKYNNDTNLKAGNYEFSPSMNTDQIVKKMQEGKTVAPAKLVIPEGYTLDQIADRIVAYQPKLKKADVLKTMDDPEFVASMIKAYPDTVTNDVLNKSIKHPLEGYLYPATYTFKGTDVSAEQIITEMVKATDVNIAKYRDELAKQKMSVHKFLTMSSIIEKEATENVDRKMIASVFYNRLAKDMRLQTDPTVLYALGEHKSKTTYKDLEVDSPYNTYKNNGLPPGPISNSGDSSMEAALYPEKSDYLYFLANTKTGKVYFSKTLEEHNKLKEEHITKNN, encoded by the coding sequence ATGAAGAATACAAAAGGTAAGAAAATTACAATTATAATTTCTGTTATTATTTTAATTTTAGTGATTGCAACTTTTTCAGGTTATTATTATGTAAAATCGCAACTAGAACCAAAAGATGAAGCAAGTAAAGAGAAAATCACCGTAGAAATCCCAGCAGGCTCTAGTATTTCAGACATTTCTACTATTCTAGAAGATAAAAAAGTAATTAATAATGCTTCTATTTTCTCGTTTTATGTAAAATATAATAATGATACGAATTTAAAAGCAGGGAACTATGAATTCAGTCCGTCGATGAACACGGATCAAATCGTCAAAAAAATGCAAGAAGGAAAAACGGTAGCACCTGCCAAACTGGTCATTCCAGAAGGTTACACGTTAGACCAAATTGCTGATAGAATTGTTGCTTATCAACCAAAACTAAAAAAAGCTGATGTACTTAAAACAATGGACGATCCTGAATTTGTTGCTTCCATGATTAAAGCATATCCAGATACAGTAACAAACGATGTGTTAAACAAATCTATTAAACATCCATTAGAAGGTTATTTATACCCAGCTACGTACACTTTCAAAGGAACAGATGTATCTGCAGAACAAATTATTACAGAGATGGTCAAAGCAACAGATGTAAACATTGCCAAGTACCGTGATGAACTAGCAAAACAAAAAATGTCCGTACACAAATTCTTAACGATGTCTTCCATTATCGAAAAAGAAGCAACTGAAAACGTAGATCGCAAAATGATTGCCAGTGTATTTTATAATCGTTTAGCAAAAGATATGCGCTTGCAGACAGATCCAACTGTTCTTTATGCGCTTGGTGAACACAAAAGTAAAACGACTTACAAAGATTTAGAAGTCGATTCACCATACAACACATACAAAAACAATGGATTACCACCAGGTCCAATTTCAAATAGTGGAGACTCTTCGATGGAAGCAGCACTTTATCCAGAAAAAAGTGATTACCTATACTTCTTAGCAAATACAAAAACTGGTAAAGTATACTTCTCTAAAACATTAGAAGAGCACAATAAACTAAAAGAAGAGCATATTACGAAAAATAATTAA
- a CDS encoding DedA family protein: MLHTLIQSLQDFTMWLVDSLGHWGIFLGMLIESVCIPLPSEVIMLFGGFMAEAGKLNFWLVVFAGISGNLVGSLIAYYIGKFGGRALVLKYGKYIFLNVKHLDKAELWFGRYGARAVFFGRVLPVIRTFISLPAGIAKMNVWKFIIYTILGCIPWNIFLTWLGYSLGSNWSVVEKYTRPISYLMLALVIAIVVYLAYKIWNKRARNAK, translated from the coding sequence ATGTTACATACATTAATACAAAGTTTGCAAGATTTCACGATGTGGTTAGTAGACTCGCTTGGGCACTGGGGTATTTTCCTCGGAATGCTGATTGAAAGTGTTTGTATACCGCTACCAAGTGAAGTTATTATGCTATTCGGTGGATTTATGGCGGAAGCTGGGAAACTTAACTTCTGGCTCGTTGTCTTTGCTGGTATTTCCGGTAATCTAGTAGGTTCACTGATTGCTTATTACATAGGTAAATTCGGAGGCAGAGCACTTGTTTTAAAATACGGGAAATATATTTTCTTAAATGTCAAACACCTAGATAAAGCAGAACTTTGGTTTGGTCGTTACGGAGCACGGGCTGTGTTCTTCGGGCGCGTATTACCGGTTATTCGAACGTTTATTTCATTACCAGCCGGTATTGCGAAAATGAATGTATGGAAATTTATTATCTATACGATTTTAGGTTGTATTCCGTGGAATATTTTTCTGACATGGCTTGGTTATTCATTAGGTTCCAATTGGAGCGTTGTGGAAAAATATACGCGACCAATTAGCTATTTAATGTTAGCTTTAGTTATAGCCATCGTTGTCTACCTTGCTTACAAAATATGGAATAAACGTGCTAGAAACGCAAAATAA
- a CDS encoding DUF1292 domain-containing protein, with protein sequence MAEEHNHNHEEENIIWITNEEGKEEAYEILFDFDSKDFDKSYVLYFPAGKGEDEEIEILASSYIQDEEGKQGQLKPVETDEEWDMIEEILATFLADEDEE encoded by the coding sequence ATGGCAGAAGAACATAACCATAATCATGAAGAAGAAAATATTATTTGGATCACAAACGAAGAAGGAAAAGAAGAAGCTTACGAAATTCTTTTTGACTTCGATTCCAAAGACTTTGACAAATCTTACGTATTATATTTCCCAGCTGGCAAAGGGGAAGACGAAGAAATCGAAATCCTTGCATCTAGCTATATCCAAGATGAAGAAGGTAAACAAGGTCAACTTAAACCAGTTGAAACAGATGAAGAATGGGATATGATTGAAGAAATCCTTGCAACTTTCTTAGCTGACGAAGACGAAGAATAA
- the ruvX gene encoding Holliday junction resolvase RuvX — MRIMGLDVGSKTVGVAISDPLGWTAQGVETIQIDENRKQFGYDRVKELVLEYEVEKVVVGLPKNMNNTIGPRAESSKIYAEVLEARIGLPVVLWDERLTTSAAERTLIEADVSRKKRKEVIDKLAAVMILQSYLDTTN; from the coding sequence ATGAGAATAATGGGTTTAGATGTCGGCTCGAAAACAGTCGGCGTAGCGATAAGTGATCCACTTGGTTGGACCGCGCAAGGTGTGGAAACAATTCAGATTGACGAGAATAGAAAGCAATTCGGCTATGACCGCGTAAAAGAGCTAGTGCTCGAATACGAAGTGGAAAAAGTCGTAGTTGGACTTCCTAAGAATATGAATAACACCATAGGACCTCGTGCTGAAAGTTCTAAAATATATGCTGAAGTACTTGAGGCGAGAATCGGTTTGCCTGTTGTACTTTGGGATGAACGCTTAACCACTTCTGCAGCGGAAAGAACTTTGATTGAAGCAGATGTTTCACGTAAAAAACGAAAAGAAGTAATTGATAAGTTAGCTGCAGTAATGATTTTACAGTCCTATTTGGACACTACTAATTAA
- a CDS encoding IreB family regulatory phosphoprotein → MDSKDQTMFYNFGDDSIEEDVKKLMKQVYVALEEKGYNPVNQIVGYLLSGDPAYIPRHKDARSMIRRLERDEIIEELVKAYLKNNEIGEK, encoded by the coding sequence ATGGATTCAAAAGATCAAACAATGTTTTACAACTTCGGCGATGATTCAATTGAAGAAGATGTAAAAAAATTAATGAAACAAGTCTACGTTGCTCTTGAAGAAAAAGGCTATAATCCCGTAAATCAAATCGTTGGCTATTTACTTTCAGGCGATCCAGCTTATATTCCTCGTCACAAGGATGCTAGAAGTATGATACGTCGTTTAGAACGAGATGAAATTATCGAGGAACTTGTCAAAGCGTATCTGAAAAATAACGAAATTGGTGAGAAATGA
- the alaS gene encoding alanine--tRNA ligase: protein MKQLSSAEVRQLFLDFFKEKGHTIEPSAPLVPNNDPTILWINSGVATMKKYFDGSVIPDNPRMANAQKSIRTNDIENVGKTARHHTFFEMLGNFSIGDYFKEGAIVFAWEFLTSPKWIGFDPDKLYVTVYPEDEEAKTLWREKIGLSDDHIVEIEDNFWDIGIGPSGPDSEIFYDRGPAFGDDASDPELYPGGENERYLEIWNLVFSQFNHNPDGTYTPLPKQNIDTGMGLERMVSIIQDAPTNFETDLFMPIIREVEQIAGVKYGHSQENDVAFKVIADHIRTVAFAIGDGALPSNEGRGYILRRLLRRAVRYAKVLTINEPFMYKLVPVVGKIMNSFYPEVENQTDFIQKVIRTEEERFHETLNEGLAILETILKTAKETNEQIIKGADIFKLYDTFGFPVELTEEYAEDHGLKVDHAGFEAEMKEQRDRARSARADVKSMQVQGELLANLTEKSAFVGYNSTEHVSEILYLIQDDTLVEEVAAGSEAQVIFKETPFYAESGGQVADKGTIESETGLAYVEDVQKAPNKQNIHRVSVKEGVLKTGDTVKLAVDKVKRRETIKNHTATHLLHRALKDTLGEHVNQAGSLVSPDRLRFDFSHFGQITEEELTKMEEIVNEKIWEQINVVIEEMPIAEAKELGAMALFGEKYGDVVRVVQVGKYSIELCGGVHVRNTADIGLFKIVSETGIGAGTRRIEAVTGKEAYRFVTEQENTLKHAASLLKTTTKETPQKVEQLQADLREVKRENESLLSKLASAASADIFESPEEIGGVKVIAKQVNAKDMNQLRQFVDNWKDKKIGGILVLGAVQGDKVNLISAVSEEAIKAGYHAGKLLKEVATRCGGNGGGRPDMAQAGGKNPAELGTALDYVSTWVKEQQA, encoded by the coding sequence ATGAAACAATTATCAAGCGCTGAAGTAAGACAGTTATTTTTAGATTTCTTTAAAGAAAAAGGGCATACTATCGAACCTAGTGCACCACTTGTGCCAAATAATGATCCGACGATTCTTTGGATTAATAGTGGTGTAGCAACAATGAAAAAATACTTTGATGGTTCGGTTATTCCGGATAATCCAAGAATGGCTAATGCTCAAAAATCAATCCGTACAAATGACATTGAAAACGTTGGTAAAACAGCGCGTCATCATACATTCTTTGAAATGCTAGGAAACTTTTCTATCGGTGATTATTTTAAAGAAGGGGCGATTGTTTTTGCTTGGGAATTCCTAACGAGCCCTAAATGGATTGGTTTTGATCCAGATAAATTGTATGTGACTGTGTATCCAGAAGATGAAGAAGCGAAAACGTTATGGCGCGAAAAAATTGGTTTAAGTGATGATCATATCGTCGAAATTGAAGATAATTTCTGGGATATCGGTATTGGACCAAGTGGCCCAGACAGCGAAATTTTCTATGACCGTGGACCTGCTTTTGGTGACGATGCAAGTGATCCAGAATTATATCCAGGTGGAGAAAATGAGCGTTATTTAGAAATTTGGAACTTAGTATTTTCACAGTTCAACCACAATCCAGATGGAACTTACACTCCGCTACCAAAACAAAACATTGATACAGGGATGGGCCTTGAACGGATGGTATCCATCATCCAAGATGCACCAACTAACTTTGAAACAGATTTATTCATGCCTATTATTCGTGAAGTTGAACAAATCGCTGGCGTGAAATATGGCCATTCTCAAGAAAATGATGTGGCATTTAAAGTAATTGCTGACCATATTCGTACTGTAGCATTTGCAATCGGTGACGGTGCTTTACCATCCAACGAAGGACGCGGATATATTTTACGTCGTTTACTTCGCCGTGCTGTTCGTTATGCAAAAGTCCTAACAATCAACGAACCATTCATGTACAAATTAGTACCAGTAGTTGGAAAAATTATGAATAGTTTCTATCCAGAAGTAGAAAACCAAACAGACTTTATCCAAAAAGTGATTCGCACGGAAGAAGAACGTTTCCACGAAACATTAAACGAAGGTCTAGCAATTTTGGAAACAATCCTAAAAACTGCGAAAGAAACAAATGAACAAATTATCAAAGGCGCAGACATTTTTAAATTATATGATACATTCGGCTTCCCTGTCGAATTAACAGAAGAATATGCAGAAGACCATGGCTTAAAAGTGGATCACGCTGGCTTCGAAGCAGAAATGAAAGAACAACGTGACCGTGCTCGCTCGGCTCGTGCTGATGTAAAATCGATGCAAGTCCAAGGCGAACTACTTGCTAATTTAACAGAAAAAAGTGCATTTGTTGGCTATAATTCAACAGAGCACGTTTCAGAAATCTTGTATTTAATCCAAGATGACACGCTTGTGGAGGAAGTTGCAGCTGGAAGTGAAGCACAAGTCATCTTCAAAGAAACACCATTTTATGCAGAAAGTGGCGGACAAGTTGCTGACAAAGGAACGATTGAGAGCGAAACAGGTCTTGCTTATGTAGAAGATGTACAAAAAGCGCCAAATAAACAAAATATACACCGTGTTTCTGTCAAAGAAGGCGTATTAAAAACAGGCGACACAGTGAAACTTGCTGTTGATAAAGTAAAACGTCGCGAAACAATCAAAAATCATACAGCAACTCACCTTTTACACCGCGCACTCAAAGACACATTAGGCGAGCATGTTAACCAAGCTGGATCTCTTGTTTCACCGGATCGTTTACGCTTTGACTTCTCTCATTTTGGTCAAATTACAGAAGAAGAATTAACAAAAATGGAAGAAATCGTGAATGAAAAAATCTGGGAACAAATCAATGTTGTGATTGAAGAAATGCCAATAGCAGAAGCAAAAGAACTTGGCGCTATGGCACTATTTGGCGAAAAATATGGCGATGTGGTTCGTGTGGTACAAGTTGGTAAATATAGTATTGAGCTTTGTGGCGGTGTCCATGTCCGAAATACAGCAGATATCGGGCTATTTAAAATCGTATCCGAAACAGGTATTGGAGCGGGAACTAGACGTATCGAAGCTGTTACTGGAAAAGAAGCATATCGCTTTGTAACAGAACAAGAAAACACATTAAAACATGCAGCGAGTCTACTAAAAACAACAACCAAAGAAACACCGCAAAAAGTAGAACAATTACAAGCTGACTTACGTGAAGTGAAACGCGAGAATGAATCACTATTAAGTAAATTAGCGAGTGCAGCAAGTGCGGATATTTTTGAATCACCAGAAGAAATCGGCGGCGTAAAAGTGATTGCGAAACAAGTGAACGCAAAAGATATGAACCAATTACGTCAATTCGTGGATAACTGGAAAGATAAAAAAATTGGCGGCATTCTTGTTCTAGGCGCTGTCCAAGGAGATAAAGTAAACTTAATATCTGCCGTTTCCGAAGAAGCAATCAAAGCGGGTTACCACGCTGGTAAACTACTGAAAGAAGTAGCAACAAGATGCGGTGGTAACGGTGGTGGACGTCCTGATATGGCACAAGCTGGTGGTAAAAATCCAGCAGAACTAGGAACTGCTCTTGATTACGTTTCCACATGGGTAAAAGAACAACAAGCATAA